The Burkholderia cepacia genomic interval GGTGACGGGGCGGCGCGCCGCGCCCGTTCCCGCCGGCAGCCGGCGCGCGCCGGCCCGGCGGACCGCCGCTTCGACGCGGCGGCGGCGCCGGCGCTAGCCGAGCGCGGCGAAGCCCGGCACGCTCGCGGCCAGCACGGCCGCCGCGACGAACACGCCGATCATCGTCAGCGCCTCGAGATGCAGGATGTTGCGGAACGTGTGCGCATCCTCGGTCGACGCGGTGCGGCGCAGGCGCGGCAGCGCCGAGAGGCGGTTCAGGCCGCCGAGCACGAGCGCGAGCGCGACGAGCAGCAGCTTCAGCAGCAACACGCGCCCCCACGTGCTGCCGTCGAGCGGCGCAAGCGACCCGCCGAGCCCGCGGATCGCATTGAGCGCGCCGGTGCCGAGCACGAACACGACCGCGACGATCGACGTGCGCGACAGGTGCTGGCCGATGCGGATCAGCGCGCCGCGCGCGACCGACGAACCGAGCGCCGGCAGCACCGCGAGCCCGCCCGCGAGCACGAGGCCGCCCCACACGGCCGTCGCGAGCAGGTGCAGCGTCTGCACGCCGACCGCCGCGGACAGCGCGCCCGTGTCGGCCGCATGGCCGAGCGAGGCCTTGCCGGCCGCGACCACGATCACCGCGAGCCACAGCACCGCGTGCGCGGCCGGGCCTTCCGGCTTCGCCAGCGCGACGATCGCGAGCACTACCGCGCCGGCGAACGCGACGCTCCATGCGAAGCCCGTATGGGTCTGCGTCAGCATCACGGGAATCGCGGCGAACGCGCCGCCGAGCCCCGCGCCGCTCATCGTCGCGGCCTCGTAGACGAGCCAGCCGAGATCCGCGAGCACCAGCGCGAGCGCCGCCGCAACCAGCGAATGTTGCGCGCGCAGCCACGCGGGATGGGACGGCGCGACGACCGGACGCGCACCGTCCTTGCCGAGCCATGCCTTGAGCAGCGCCGAGCCGACCGCCATCGCGAACGCGGCGTCCATCAGCGCCGCGAGCGCGACCTGACCGATCCACAAGCTGTCGATCCTCATCGCGCACACCCTCCACGGCGACCGGCGTCCAACGGCAGGCCTGCGGCGCGCCAACAGGACGAGTAATGAAAATCAGGCAGCGGCACGGTAGAAAACGTCATCGATGAATCCGGAAACGTGAGAAATGACTGGACCTGCGGCGGAGGCGGCGCCGCGCGACCCGCGAGTGTACGGTCTTCGATGGTGAAAACGCACGCCGGTTCACGACGGCCATTTACGATACGCGTCAAATTGTCGCAAGTCGCAAACGGACAGGAACCGATGTCCTTTTGCCAAATAGCCGTCATTACCCATCGATGATAGAATGCCGCGTCGCAGCAGCCCGGCTGCCTTGCCGTCATGCGCCGAGCCGATCGTAGCCCGGACAGGTCCCCGTCGAATAAACATGGAGTCTCGTGTGTCTTCAAGACGCCTCTTCCGTCCGCTGCTCGCCGTTCTGATGTTCGGCGGCGCGGGCCTTATGAGCGCTGCCCAAGCGCAGACCAAGCCCACGGAGCAAGCGCACGCCCAGCAGGCGCCGCTCAAGGCACCCGATACCATGGCCGAGCGCGTGCGCGGCTGTACGGCCTGCCATGGCGTCCATGGCCAGGGCACGGACAACGACTACTTCCCGCGTCTTGCCGGCAAGCCGGCCGAGTACCTGTACAACCAGCTCGTCAACTTCCGTGACGGCCGGCGCAAGTACCCGCCGATGAACTACCTGCTGACCTACCTGAACGACGATTACCTGCGCGAGATGGCCGAGCACTTCTCGGCCGAACGCCCGCCGTATCCGGCGCCGGCGAAGCCGACGCTGCCGGCCGCGACGCTCGCGCGCGGCAAGCAGCTCGTCACGCAAGGCGACCCGTCCCGCAAGCTGCCGGCCTGCGTGGCCTGCCACGGCGCGACGCTCACCGGCATGCAGCCGGCGATCCCGGGCCTGGTCGGCCTGCACGCCGACTACCTGAGCGCGCAGATCGGTGCATGGCGCTCGGGCAACCGCCACGCGAAGGCACCCGATTGCATGCATGAAGTCGCTTCGAAGCTTTCCGACGAAGACGTGACGGCCGTGACCGCATGGCTCGCCGCGCAACCGGCGCCCGCCAACCCCGTGCCGGCTCCGGCGCGTTCGATGAAGACTCCGCTCGCCTGCGGCAGCGAACCGCAATAAGGCAAGGGAGACAGACACAATGAAACGCAAGTCCCTGTTTGCACTCTCGGCTGTCGCGATCGTCGCGGCCGCCGCCCTCGTGCCGGTCCTGTGGCCGGGCAACGACACGCTGCACGGCGCTGCCGCCGTCGCGGCCACGCCGGCCGACCAGGCCGCGCTGATCAAGAAAGGCGAGTACCTCGCGCGCGTCGGCGACTGTATCGCGTGCCACACCGTGCGCGGCGGCAAGTCGTTCGCGGGCGGCCTGCCGATGGCAACGCCGTTCGGCACGATGTACACGCCGAACATCACGCCGGACGACAAGGACGGCATCGGCAAGTGGACGTCCGACGACTTCTACCGCGCGATGCACACCGGTCGTTCGAAGGACGGCAGCCTGCTCTACCCGGGCTTCCCGTTCGCGAGCTACACGAAGGTCACGCGCGCGGATTCCGACGCGATCTACGCGTACCTGCGCTCGGTCGCGCCGGTGTCGGTGCCGAGCCGTCCGCATGAACTGAAGTTCCCGTTCAACAACCGCAACCTGCTGATCGGCTGGCGCACGCTGTTCTTCAAGGAAGGCGAGTACAAGCCGGATCCGACCAAGTCGGTCGAATGGAACCGCGGTGCGTACCTCGTCGAAGGTCTCGGCCATTGCTCGATGTGCCACACGTCGATCAACATGATGGGCGGCCCGGTGAGCTCGGCAGCCTTCGCTGGCGGCCTGATCCCGCTGCAGAACTGGTATGCGCCGTCGCTGACGAACGACAAGGAACTCGGCCTCGGCGACTGGCACGTGCAGGAGCTGTCCGACCTGCTGCAAGCCGGCGTGTCGAACAAGGGCGCGGTGTTCGGCCCGATGGCCGACGTCGTGCACAACAGCCTGCAGTACATGAGCGACGAAGATACGCGCGCGATGTCGACGTACCTGAAGTCGATCCCGCAGAAGGCTGAAGCGCCGAAGAACATGCAGTACGAGCCGTCGAAGCAGTTCGGCAACGCGCTGTTCGACCAGGGCAAGAAGATCTACGCGGACAACTGCGCGACCTGCCACGCCGAAACCGGCGCGGGCAAGCCGCCGGCCTATCCGCCGCTCGCGGGCAACCACTCGATCATGATGGAATCGGCGGTCAACCCGATCCGCATGGTGCTGAACGGTGGCTATCCGCCGAGCACGTTCAAGAATCCGCGTCCGTACGGGATGCCGCCGTTCGCACAGTCGCTGTCGAACCAGGAAGTTGCGGCGGTCGTCACGTATATCCGGATGTCGTGGGGCAACAACGGCACGCCGATCTCGCCGCAACAGGTGAGCGACCTGCGTTCCGCGCCGCTCGACTAAGAAGCGGCTGACACACACGGGGCGCGGCTGCGGGAAACCGCGGCCGCGCCCTTTTGCATTTTGCATTTTGCGATGTCACCTCCCGCGCGGGCCGCGCGAGACGTCGCCGATCATAAAACTGAAGAGTGGTATCTATGTCTTTCGAATCTCTCGGCCTGGCCGAACCGCTGGTCAAGGCGGTCAACGAGCTCGGCTACACGTCGCCGACCCCGATCCAGCAGCAGGCGATCCCTGCCGTCCTCGGCGGCGGCGACTTGCTCGCCGGCGCGCAGACGGGCACCGGCAAGACGGCAGGCTTCACGCTGCCGATCCTGCAACGCCTGCACACGTTCTACGCCGAGCATCGCGGCGCGAAGCGCGCGGTACGCGCGCTGATCCTCACGCCGACGCGCGAACTCGCCGCCCAGGTCGAGGAAAGCGTCCGTGCCTACAGCAAGTACCTGAAGCTGCGCTCGACCGTGATGTTCGGCGGCGTCAGCATCAATCCGCAGATCGACGCGCTCAAGCGCGGTGTCGACATCGTCGTCGCGACGCCGGGCCGCCTGCTCGATCACATGCAGCAGAAGACGATCGACCTGTCGGACCTCGACATCCTCGTGCTCGACGAAGCCGACCGGATGCTCGACATGGGCTTCATCCACGACATCAAGCGCGTGCTCGCGAAGCTGCCGCCGCAACGGCAGAACCTGCTGTTCTCGGCCACGTTCTCCGACGAGATCAAGGCGCTCGCCGACAACCTGCTCGACTCGCCCGCGCTGATCGAGGTCGCACGCCGCAACACGACCGCCGAGAGCGTCGCGCAGAAGATCCACCCGGTCGACCGCGACCGCAAGCGCGAGCTGCTCACGCACCTGATCCGCGAACACAACTGGTTCCAGGTGCTCGTGTTCACGCGCACGAAGCACGGCGCGAACCGGCTTGCCGAGCAGCTGACGAAGGACGGCATCAGCGCGATGGCGATCCACGGCAACAAGAGCCAGTCGGCCCGCACGCGCGCGCTGGCGGAGTTCAAGAACAGCACGCTGCAGGTGCTCGTCGCGACCGATATCGCCGCGCGCGGGATCGACATCGACCAGTTGCCGCACGTCGTCAACTTCGACCTGCCGAACGTGCCGGAAGACTACGTGCACCGGATCGGCCGCACGGGCCGCGCGGGCGCGACCGGCGAAGCCGTGTCGCTCGTGTGCGTCGACGAAAAGCAGCTGCTGCGCGACATCGAGCGGCTGATCAAGCGCGAGATTCCGCAGGAAGTGATCGCGGGCTTCGAACCCGATCCGAACGCGAAGCCGGAGCCGATCCAGCAGCGCCGCGGGCAACAGCAGCCGCGTGGCGGCGGCGGTGGCGGCAATCGCCAGCCGCGTGCGGGCGGCTCAGGCCAGCCGGCCGCGAAACGCGACGGCGCGCCGAAGTCGTCGCAGCCCAAGGCGGCACAGCAGAAAGCCGCGAAGCCGGGCAACGCGGGCGGCAACGGCCCGCGGCCGGCGAGCGGCGGCGGTAGCGGGCGGGCGGCCAACGGCAACGCCGCGCACCCGAACCGCAACCGTTCGTCGCGCAGCGGCCAGCGCGGTCACTGAAGCCGCGCGGCCGCGCGCCGCAGGTGCTCGACCTGGCGTTGCCAGCGTTCGAGCACCGCGGCGCGCTCCCCTTCCAGCGTGAACGTGACGCCTGTCGCGAGACGCGCATAGCCGACCCGCTGCGCATCGCCGTGCGCGATCGTCGCAGCGAATCCGGCCAGCCCGCCGAAGTCCCCTTCGAGCGGCTCCATCGTCAATTGCGCCTGAAAGAACGCACCGTCCGCGACGAGCGTCAGCGCGGCCGTGCGCCGTTGCGCGACCGCGCGCGCCGCGCGCGATTGCGGCCAGAGCGCAAGCAGCAGCGTGCGCGCATCGCGTGCATAGATCTCGCCGACGCCGAGCAGCGTCGTGCGCAGCTGGCCGTCGTCGGTCGCGACGATCAGCGACGCGGCGAAGTCGGCATGACGCTCGAGCGCCGTGCCGTCGAACAGCGAGACGACGGCCGGCGGCCACGCATCGAACGTCCATTGTTCGAGCGCGTGGCGATGGGTATCGGTCATGATGGAGCGGCCTCGTCGAACGTGAAGGATGCCGCAGCATACCCGCGGCAGGCCGCCCGGCAGGCGGCGATCAGCGCAGGAACACGTGCCGCGTGATCTTCGTGAGCGGATAGTGGACGCCCGGCTGGATCTTCGCGGGCAGGTCGAGCGGCTTGAGCAGCATCTTCACGCACATGTCGGCCGACAGGTTGCGCCGGACGAGCGTACTGATGCGCGCGGCGCGCTCGCGGTTGTACTGGCTGTCGCCGACACGATCCGGATAGCGGACCGCGAACACGTGGCGCAACGCGATCTCGGAATCCTCGTTCTTGATTTCCATCACGCGGCGCGCCAGCGCGCCGAGCACCGCGAGCCGGCCATTGCCCTCGAGCTGGTTGTATTTCTTGAAGAACTTGAAGAAGTGCTTGTAATGACGCACCTCGTCCGTGCGGATGTTGTCGGTGATTTCCTTCAGCACGGGCTCGTCCGAGCATTCGTTGATCGCGCGATAGAGCGTGGCCGTGCCCGTCTCGACGACGCAGCGCGCGACCATCTCGAGCGCGCGGGTCTTCTCGAATGCCTCGACCTTGCACGTCTTCGAATACTCGGCGAAGAAATTCGCGAACGCGGTATCCCAGTCGAACTCGGGCCACACGTGCGCGATGTACGCCTTCAGCGCGCGCCCGTGCTGCAATTCTTCGTGCTCCCATGCATTGTTGAGCCATGCGGAGACTTCCGGATCGTCGTTGAAGAACTGGCTCAGATTGCTCGTGTAGAGATCCGAGCCGCTTTCGATGAACGACGACGCGCACAGCAGCAGCAACAGATCCTCGTTCGCGGCGGCACGCTGACGATCGATCCGGTTCAGGTCGATGTCCTCGATGCGCCACGGCATCACATGCGTCGTTTTGGTGTCCATGGTGGTGCGCTCCCAGTCGCCCCATCCGGCAATCGCCCGCGCGCACGGCGCGGGCGACAGCCATCCCGGATGCGGCGTATTGCTTGAAGTTATTAGAAGAAATGGGTCCGGCCGACCATTCCTGCATCTTAGCCGGACTTTGACGTTCGTGCTCCAGAGCACTGACCATGCCGGCCACGCGCAGTTCCGCGCCGACCGTTGCGGTTCGTCAGAGGAGGTCTTCGAACGCGCGGCGCACAGACGAAACGGGCGGCCGTCCGGCCGCCCGTCGAGGATGCATGCAGGCGTGTGGAAGCGAACCGTCAGAAACCTGCCGCCAGGCCGTCGCGCC includes:
- a CDS encoding CopD family protein, yielding MRIDSLWIGQVALAALMDAAFAMAVGSALLKAWLGKDGARPVVAPSHPAWLRAQHSLVAAALALVLADLGWLVYEAATMSGAGLGGAFAAIPVMLTQTHTGFAWSVAFAGAVVLAIVALAKPEGPAAHAVLWLAVIVVAAGKASLGHAADTGALSAAVGVQTLHLLATAVWGGLVLAGGLAVLPALGSSVARGALIRIGQHLSRTSIVAVVFVLGTGALNAIRGLGGSLAPLDGSTWGRVLLLKLLLVALALVLGGLNRLSALPRLRRTASTEDAHTFRNILHLEALTMIGVFVAAAVLAASVPGFAALG
- a CDS encoding c-type cytochrome — its product is MESRVSSRRLFRPLLAVLMFGGAGLMSAAQAQTKPTEQAHAQQAPLKAPDTMAERVRGCTACHGVHGQGTDNDYFPRLAGKPAEYLYNQLVNFRDGRRKYPPMNYLLTYLNDDYLREMAEHFSAERPPYPAPAKPTLPAATLARGKQLVTQGDPSRKLPACVACHGATLTGMQPAIPGLVGLHADYLSAQIGAWRSGNRHAKAPDCMHEVASKLSDEDVTAVTAWLAAQPAPANPVPAPARSMKTPLACGSEPQ
- a CDS encoding c-type cytochrome codes for the protein MKRKSLFALSAVAIVAAAALVPVLWPGNDTLHGAAAVAATPADQAALIKKGEYLARVGDCIACHTVRGGKSFAGGLPMATPFGTMYTPNITPDDKDGIGKWTSDDFYRAMHTGRSKDGSLLYPGFPFASYTKVTRADSDAIYAYLRSVAPVSVPSRPHELKFPFNNRNLLIGWRTLFFKEGEYKPDPTKSVEWNRGAYLVEGLGHCSMCHTSINMMGGPVSSAAFAGGLIPLQNWYAPSLTNDKELGLGDWHVQELSDLLQAGVSNKGAVFGPMADVVHNSLQYMSDEDTRAMSTYLKSIPQKAEAPKNMQYEPSKQFGNALFDQGKKIYADNCATCHAETGAGKPPAYPPLAGNHSIMMESAVNPIRMVLNGGYPPSTFKNPRPYGMPPFAQSLSNQEVAAVVTYIRMSWGNNGTPISPQQVSDLRSAPLD
- a CDS encoding DEAD/DEAH box helicase, which produces MSFESLGLAEPLVKAVNELGYTSPTPIQQQAIPAVLGGGDLLAGAQTGTGKTAGFTLPILQRLHTFYAEHRGAKRAVRALILTPTRELAAQVEESVRAYSKYLKLRSTVMFGGVSINPQIDALKRGVDIVVATPGRLLDHMQQKTIDLSDLDILVLDEADRMLDMGFIHDIKRVLAKLPPQRQNLLFSATFSDEIKALADNLLDSPALIEVARRNTTAESVAQKIHPVDRDRKRELLTHLIREHNWFQVLVFTRTKHGANRLAEQLTKDGISAMAIHGNKSQSARTRALAEFKNSTLQVLVATDIAARGIDIDQLPHVVNFDLPNVPEDYVHRIGRTGRAGATGEAVSLVCVDEKQLLRDIERLIKREIPQEVIAGFEPDPNAKPEPIQQRRGQQQPRGGGGGGNRQPRAGGSGQPAAKRDGAPKSSQPKAAQQKAAKPGNAGGNGPRPASGGGSGRAANGNAAHPNRNRSSRSGQRGH
- a CDS encoding ferritin-like domain-containing protein, with protein sequence MDTKTTHVMPWRIEDIDLNRIDRQRAAANEDLLLLLCASSFIESGSDLYTSNLSQFFNDDPEVSAWLNNAWEHEELQHGRALKAYIAHVWPEFDWDTAFANFFAEYSKTCKVEAFEKTRALEMVARCVVETGTATLYRAINECSDEPVLKEITDNIRTDEVRHYKHFFKFFKKYNQLEGNGRLAVLGALARRVMEIKNEDSEIALRHVFAVRYPDRVGDSQYNRERAARISTLVRRNLSADMCVKMLLKPLDLPAKIQPGVHYPLTKITRHVFLR